One part of the Malus sylvestris chromosome 2, drMalSylv7.2, whole genome shotgun sequence genome encodes these proteins:
- the LOC126587414 gene encoding light-mediated development protein DET1 isoform X2, with the protein MELQHHQSPMDVFRPKKRSNVVCRIFDRQISSGASGTSVRYTRRFYENVVPDYTIYEVECPDQIYRKFTDDGQYLICFSRNHQDLIVYRPTWLSYSCKEDCNTNDLPPKAKKFESFFSQLYCVSLASSNDLICKDFFLYTGSNQFGIFATSTAQIHDALPVGGAVQGVPSIEKITFHLLRLEDGVVLDQKSFQNDFINLAHNMGVFLYDDLLAIVSLRYQTIHILQIRDSGNLVDVRSIGTFCREDDVLFLTSNTQTDLHQGQPSSDYCFLSGIKQRLLSFIFRGIWNEESDQSSRVQLLKKKFYFHFQDYVDLIIWKFLDRHHLLIKFGSVDGVVSRNVDHHRSFFAVYNMETTEIVAFYQNSADELYLLFEQFGDHFHATSRNSLYLNFTSSHSNNMHAREQLRSNKNKASSSSASSQFVKKVLASLPFSCQSESPSPYFDQSLFKFDEKSISPMDRHRPAPDQHIKFCLRRKPKVLKFKMKPGPEAGSADNRTKRISSFLFHPFLPLALSIQQSMSLQPSVLNIHFRK; encoded by the exons ATGGAGCTTCAGCATCATCAGTCACCAATGGACGTGTTCAGaccaaaaaaaagaagcaatgtTGTTTGCAGGATTTTCGACCGCCAAATTTCGTCTGGTGCTTCTGGAACCAGT GTTCGCTATACTAGGCGATTTTACGAGAATGTGGTCCCTGATTATACCATATATGAAGTTGAGTGCCCAGATCAGATTTACCGTAAATTCACTGATGATGGACAATACCTAATATGTTTCAGCAGAAATCATCAAGATCTGATTGTTTATAGACCAACATGGCTTTCATATTCATGCAAAGAAGATTGCAATACTAATGATCTTCCCCCAAAAGCAAAAAAGTTTGAGAGCTTCTTTAGCCAGTTATACTGTGTATCACTTGCTTCTAGCAACGATCTTATATGCAAAGACTTTTTTCTTTACACGGGGAGTAACCAATTTGGAATATTTGCTACTTCTACTGCACAAATTCATGATGCACTCCCTGTTGGAGGAGCTGTTCAGGGAGTCCCATCGATAGAAAAGATAACATTTCACCTCTTGAG ATTGGAGGATGGAGTTGTTCTGGATCAGAAGTCCTTTCAGAATGATTTTATTAATCTGGCCCATAATATGGGTGTCTTCTTGTATGACGATTTACTGGCGATTGTGTCTCTTCGCTATCAGACAATACACATTCTGCAAATCAGGGATTCTGGCAACCTTGTTGATGTACGATCAATTGGTACATTTTGTCGTGAAGATGATGTGCTTTTTCTCACTTCAAATACTCAG ACTGATTTACATCAGGGCCAGCCTTCTTCAGATTATTGTTTTCTTAGCGGAATCAAACAACGGTTGCTATCTTTCATATTTAGAGGAATATGGAATGAAGAATCAGATCAGTCATCG AGGGTCCAATTGCTGAAGAAGAAGTTCTATTTCCATTTTCAAGACTATGTTGACTTGATTATCTGGAAG TTCTTGGACCGGCACCACCTGCTAATAAAGTTTGGTAGTGTAGATGGAGTG GTATCTCGCAATGTAGATCATCATCGATCCTTTTTTGCAGTATATAACATGGAGACAACTGAAATTGTAGCTTTTTATCAG AATTCGGCAGATGAGCTTTATCTCTTGTTTGAGCAATTCGGCGACCACTTCCATGCAACCTCGAGaaattcattgtatttaaatttcACATCATCTCACTCAAATAACATGCATGCTCGAGAACAACTCAGaagtaataaaaataaagcAAGTAGCTCTTCAGCCTCTTCACAG TTTGTGAAGAAGGTGCTAGCCTCTTTGCCTTTTAGTTGTCAGTCGGAGAGCCCTTCTCCCTACTTTGACCAATCACTTTTTAAGTTTGATGAAAAG TCGATTTCTCCAATGGATCGGCATAGACCCGCACCAGATCAACACATAAAGTTCTGCTTAAGAAGGAAACCAAAAGTTCTCAAATTTAAGATGAAACCAG GTCCAGAAGCTGGTAGCGCGGACAATCGGACTAAAAGGATCTCTTCGTTTCTTTTTCATCCATTTTTGCCTCTTGCCCTGTCCATCCAGCAGAGTATGTCCTTGCAGCCATCAGTTTTGAATATTCACTTCCGGAAATAA
- the LOC126587414 gene encoding light-mediated development protein DET1 isoform X3 — MELQHHQSPMDVFRPKKRSNVVCRIFDRQISSGASGTSVRYTRRFYENVVPDYTIYEVECPDQIYRKFTDDGQYLICFSRNHQDLIVYRPTWLSYSCKEDCNTNDLPPKAKKFESFFSQLYCVSLASSNDLICKDFFLYTGSNQFGIFATSTAQIHDALPVGGAVQGVPSIEKITFHLLRLEDGVVLDQKSFQNDFINLAHNMGVFLYDDLLAIVSLRYQTIHILQIRDSGNLVDVRSIGTFCREDDVLFLTSNTQGQPSSDYCFLSGIKQRLLSFIFRGIWNEESDQSSRVQLLKKKFYFHFQDYVDLIIWKVQFLDRHHLLIKFGSVDGVVSRNVDHHRSFFAVYNMETTEIVAFYQNSADELYLLFEQFGDHFHATSRNSLYLNFTSSHSNNMHAREQLRSNKNKASSSSASSQFVKKVLASLPFSCQSESPSPYFDQSLFKFDEKSISPMDRHRPAPDQHIKFCLRRKPKVLKFKMKPGPEAGSADNRTKRISSFLFHPFLPLALSIQQSMSLQPSVLNIHFRK, encoded by the exons ATGGAGCTTCAGCATCATCAGTCACCAATGGACGTGTTCAGaccaaaaaaaagaagcaatgtTGTTTGCAGGATTTTCGACCGCCAAATTTCGTCTGGTGCTTCTGGAACCAGT GTTCGCTATACTAGGCGATTTTACGAGAATGTGGTCCCTGATTATACCATATATGAAGTTGAGTGCCCAGATCAGATTTACCGTAAATTCACTGATGATGGACAATACCTAATATGTTTCAGCAGAAATCATCAAGATCTGATTGTTTATAGACCAACATGGCTTTCATATTCATGCAAAGAAGATTGCAATACTAATGATCTTCCCCCAAAAGCAAAAAAGTTTGAGAGCTTCTTTAGCCAGTTATACTGTGTATCACTTGCTTCTAGCAACGATCTTATATGCAAAGACTTTTTTCTTTACACGGGGAGTAACCAATTTGGAATATTTGCTACTTCTACTGCACAAATTCATGATGCACTCCCTGTTGGAGGAGCTGTTCAGGGAGTCCCATCGATAGAAAAGATAACATTTCACCTCTTGAG ATTGGAGGATGGAGTTGTTCTGGATCAGAAGTCCTTTCAGAATGATTTTATTAATCTGGCCCATAATATGGGTGTCTTCTTGTATGACGATTTACTGGCGATTGTGTCTCTTCGCTATCAGACAATACACATTCTGCAAATCAGGGATTCTGGCAACCTTGTTGATGTACGATCAATTGGTACATTTTGTCGTGAAGATGATGTGCTTTTTCTCACTTCAAATACTCAG GGCCAGCCTTCTTCAGATTATTGTTTTCTTAGCGGAATCAAACAACGGTTGCTATCTTTCATATTTAGAGGAATATGGAATGAAGAATCAGATCAGTCATCG AGGGTCCAATTGCTGAAGAAGAAGTTCTATTTCCATTTTCAAGACTATGTTGACTTGATTATCTGGAAG GTACAGTTCTTGGACCGGCACCACCTGCTAATAAAGTTTGGTAGTGTAGATGGAGTG GTATCTCGCAATGTAGATCATCATCGATCCTTTTTTGCAGTATATAACATGGAGACAACTGAAATTGTAGCTTTTTATCAG AATTCGGCAGATGAGCTTTATCTCTTGTTTGAGCAATTCGGCGACCACTTCCATGCAACCTCGAGaaattcattgtatttaaatttcACATCATCTCACTCAAATAACATGCATGCTCGAGAACAACTCAGaagtaataaaaataaagcAAGTAGCTCTTCAGCCTCTTCACAG TTTGTGAAGAAGGTGCTAGCCTCTTTGCCTTTTAGTTGTCAGTCGGAGAGCCCTTCTCCCTACTTTGACCAATCACTTTTTAAGTTTGATGAAAAG TCGATTTCTCCAATGGATCGGCATAGACCCGCACCAGATCAACACATAAAGTTCTGCTTAAGAAGGAAACCAAAAGTTCTCAAATTTAAGATGAAACCAG GTCCAGAAGCTGGTAGCGCGGACAATCGGACTAAAAGGATCTCTTCGTTTCTTTTTCATCCATTTTTGCCTCTTGCCCTGTCCATCCAGCAGAGTATGTCCTTGCAGCCATCAGTTTTGAATATTCACTTCCGGAAATAA
- the LOC126587414 gene encoding light-mediated development protein DET1 isoform X1, with protein MELQHHQSPMDVFRPKKRSNVVCRIFDRQISSGASGTSVRYTRRFYENVVPDYTIYEVECPDQIYRKFTDDGQYLICFSRNHQDLIVYRPTWLSYSCKEDCNTNDLPPKAKKFESFFSQLYCVSLASSNDLICKDFFLYTGSNQFGIFATSTAQIHDALPVGGAVQGVPSIEKITFHLLRLEDGVVLDQKSFQNDFINLAHNMGVFLYDDLLAIVSLRYQTIHILQIRDSGNLVDVRSIGTFCREDDVLFLTSNTQTDLHQGQPSSDYCFLSGIKQRLLSFIFRGIWNEESDQSSRVQLLKKKFYFHFQDYVDLIIWKVQFLDRHHLLIKFGSVDGVVSRNVDHHRSFFAVYNMETTEIVAFYQNSADELYLLFEQFGDHFHATSRNSLYLNFTSSHSNNMHAREQLRSNKNKASSSSASSQFVKKVLASLPFSCQSESPSPYFDQSLFKFDEKSISPMDRHRPAPDQHIKFCLRRKPKVLKFKMKPGPEAGSADNRTKRISSFLFHPFLPLALSIQQSMSLQPSVLNIHFRK; from the exons ATGGAGCTTCAGCATCATCAGTCACCAATGGACGTGTTCAGaccaaaaaaaagaagcaatgtTGTTTGCAGGATTTTCGACCGCCAAATTTCGTCTGGTGCTTCTGGAACCAGT GTTCGCTATACTAGGCGATTTTACGAGAATGTGGTCCCTGATTATACCATATATGAAGTTGAGTGCCCAGATCAGATTTACCGTAAATTCACTGATGATGGACAATACCTAATATGTTTCAGCAGAAATCATCAAGATCTGATTGTTTATAGACCAACATGGCTTTCATATTCATGCAAAGAAGATTGCAATACTAATGATCTTCCCCCAAAAGCAAAAAAGTTTGAGAGCTTCTTTAGCCAGTTATACTGTGTATCACTTGCTTCTAGCAACGATCTTATATGCAAAGACTTTTTTCTTTACACGGGGAGTAACCAATTTGGAATATTTGCTACTTCTACTGCACAAATTCATGATGCACTCCCTGTTGGAGGAGCTGTTCAGGGAGTCCCATCGATAGAAAAGATAACATTTCACCTCTTGAG ATTGGAGGATGGAGTTGTTCTGGATCAGAAGTCCTTTCAGAATGATTTTATTAATCTGGCCCATAATATGGGTGTCTTCTTGTATGACGATTTACTGGCGATTGTGTCTCTTCGCTATCAGACAATACACATTCTGCAAATCAGGGATTCTGGCAACCTTGTTGATGTACGATCAATTGGTACATTTTGTCGTGAAGATGATGTGCTTTTTCTCACTTCAAATACTCAG ACTGATTTACATCAGGGCCAGCCTTCTTCAGATTATTGTTTTCTTAGCGGAATCAAACAACGGTTGCTATCTTTCATATTTAGAGGAATATGGAATGAAGAATCAGATCAGTCATCG AGGGTCCAATTGCTGAAGAAGAAGTTCTATTTCCATTTTCAAGACTATGTTGACTTGATTATCTGGAAG GTACAGTTCTTGGACCGGCACCACCTGCTAATAAAGTTTGGTAGTGTAGATGGAGTG GTATCTCGCAATGTAGATCATCATCGATCCTTTTTTGCAGTATATAACATGGAGACAACTGAAATTGTAGCTTTTTATCAG AATTCGGCAGATGAGCTTTATCTCTTGTTTGAGCAATTCGGCGACCACTTCCATGCAACCTCGAGaaattcattgtatttaaatttcACATCATCTCACTCAAATAACATGCATGCTCGAGAACAACTCAGaagtaataaaaataaagcAAGTAGCTCTTCAGCCTCTTCACAG TTTGTGAAGAAGGTGCTAGCCTCTTTGCCTTTTAGTTGTCAGTCGGAGAGCCCTTCTCCCTACTTTGACCAATCACTTTTTAAGTTTGATGAAAAG TCGATTTCTCCAATGGATCGGCATAGACCCGCACCAGATCAACACATAAAGTTCTGCTTAAGAAGGAAACCAAAAGTTCTCAAATTTAAGATGAAACCAG GTCCAGAAGCTGGTAGCGCGGACAATCGGACTAAAAGGATCTCTTCGTTTCTTTTTCATCCATTTTTGCCTCTTGCCCTGTCCATCCAGCAGAGTATGTCCTTGCAGCCATCAGTTTTGAATATTCACTTCCGGAAATAA